The bacterium genome has a segment encoding these proteins:
- a CDS encoding response regulator gives MPNRILLVDDEKDFLDVFGDWLDYKGYAVTKARDGAEALEKLKKGGYDLVILDLMMPKFNGYDFCNAVKNDESLRGTPILVLTAVPKANGMQTNDTYGISGYLEKLTDHTEIALVIDRLIAKSKMDSNKDDSSPN, from the coding sequence ATGCCGAACAGAATATTGCTTGTGGACGACGAAAAGGACTTCCTCGACGTGTTCGGCGACTGGCTCGACTACAAGGGATACGCCGTCACAAAGGCGCGCGATGGCGCGGAGGCGCTGGAGAAGCTCAAAAAGGGCGGATACGATCTCGTGATCCTCGACCTCATGATGCCCAAGTTCAACGGTTACGATTTCTGCAACGCCGTCAAGAATGACGAATCCCTGAGAGGAACTCCGATACTGGTTCTCACCGCTGTGCCCAAGGCCAACGGCATGCAGACGAATGACACTTACGGAATATCGGGTTATCTTGAAAAGCTCACCGACCATACCGAGATAGCTTTGGTGATCGATCGGCTGATAGCGAAGTCGAAGATGGATTCGAACAAAGACGATTCATCCCCCAATTGA